The genomic interval aatacatataaatattaaataataaacccAATTATATCAGTTATTgttaattacaaagtaaaattatttattataattcaattattttttatcattaaatcacaaaactggatcaaacttttattttattttattattgtttaaattttcatttttaatttcagagcTTTGAACCTGAAAGCTGCAGAACTTACTTCCAGCAACGGTCCAGAAGGTTCTGCTGGCGGTCGGGTCCAAAAGGagcagattctggttctggtcctggtcctggttctggtcctggttctggttctggttctggtcctggtcctggtcctggttctggtcggtcCTGAGACGAGCCCGGCCGGGTCTGCAGAACAACCTCAGAGTTCTGTTTTTATACGACTCGGCGCCGTGATGTCACACATTCTTTGGGTCACCCAGGTCTTCATGGCGTCGCCTCGGCAAcgctgtctcacacacacacacacacacacacacacacacacacacacacacaccgggtCAGTGATGGGCGTCCAGTCAGAGACATGGAGAGGAAATGATGTCCAGAGGTTCATAAAGGTCCAGAACTATCTGggacgggtcagaaccagaaccagaaccacgcTGGGTTGACTCTGTTCCTCCTGGAGAGGGATGACTTCAGGTGGAGGCAGCATGGTGCTGTGGGACGGACCTCAAGGCTGGAGGCAATGAGACCTTGATGTCTCTGCTCTGAGGAACCaacctgacctctgacctctcagGCGTCCATGATGAAGAATCATCATCTTCCTCGTcttctcagccaatcagattgccGATCTCTCCATGACACCGATCCTCTCTACCGCTCCATGACCCCTGACCTTTCCTTACATTGTTGCCACGGAGACCATGTTGTTGTAGGAAGTATTTTGTGTggaagggggcggagcctcagaCGTCTGTGTTTAATGACCCCCCATCGTCTTTGTCCTGTCAGACGAAGCCCCGCCCCCCATTCAGCCTCTGACGTCATCAGGTCCACataaaacactcacacacacacacacactgccagAGGACAGCGGGTCATCCATCACTGTAGGACACAGCAACAACATCAGAACCTTTTGCAGGTTCTGATGGTTCCTGGAgaagaaccagatcagaacctcAGAGGCCCAGATAAACCCGACCAGCACACAGGGTTAGCATGTGTTAGCATGAACCATCCTGAGGGTCCAGTAATGGTTCTGGAGCAGATCAaattcttcctcctcctcctcttcctcatcgccCTGTGGGTCGATTCAGCTGCTGGTCATCGCCAGGCAACAAGCTGCCTGCAGCACAAActcctcagccaatcagcactGACGTCACAccgcagtgtgtgtgtgtgtgtgtgtgtgtgtgtgtgagacatgAACAGCAGACTGAGTTTGAGATTCCCATCAGGCTGAAATCAGAAGCTGATCTGAACTTAATGTTCGTGTAGCGCCCAGCAGGGGGCAGGCTGAGTCacagacaaatgttttcatactgtttattattattttatttgcttctgtTTACCGAGTCGTAGTATTAAACTTTGTGTTGTCCCTGAGCTGCCCAGCAGGGGGCAGGATGGGTCACCATCAGCAATGAACCAGAGTCAGaaagaatgattttatttgtttactgagTTTTGATAGAAAACACTCTTTATGGAATAACCACTGAGAGAGCGGGCTAAAGCCCCCCCACTgtgagggggcggggcttcaggGATCCCCAGGTGTCGGTCCGTTGGCACGGCGACGGCGAGGCGGTAAGGCAGAGGCTCAGTTGATCTTTGGGTGGCGGAAGTCCTTCCCAGCGAACTTGGCTTTGTCTCCCAGTTCCTCCTCGATCCTGCAGGAAGCAGACTGTTGGTCACGCTGGAacaaaggcttttattttggaggaATCAGGAAGTGCTCACCTCATCAGCTGGTTGTACTTGGCCAGACGCTCtgacctgcagggggcgccagTCTTAAtctgagaaacacagagagcaTCATTAGTGAAACAACCAGCAGGAGGCAGGAGAGGACgcggttctgttggttctgatccggCCGGTTGGCGGCCCAACACCCAACCAACCTGTCCAGTGCAGAGTCCAACCACCAAGTCAGAGATGAAGGTGTCCTCCGTTTCTCCAGAACGATGGCTGACCATCACACCCCAACCACTGGTCTGAGCCAGCTTACACCTggaggacaggaggacagaTACAATGTCAGAGGGGGACAGGTGGATAAAGAGACAGACAGGTGTGTCCCCAGAGAGGGACAGGTGTCTTACGCCTGGATGGACTCGGTGACGGAGCCGATCTGGTTGACTTTGAGCAGAAGACAGTTGCAGGCCTTCTTCTCCACCGCCTGCTGGATCCTCTTTGGATTGGTCACCGTCAGATCATCTCCTACAATCTGATGGGTGGAGACGGACCGACAAGTGAGTCAGGGCAGCCATGTTGTTCATCAGAAACACCTGTCCACCTCCATCTCACCTGGATGTCCACAGAGGCAGTGAACTTAGCCCATTGTTCCCAGTCATCCTGGTCAAATGGATCCTCAATGGACTGAACTGGAAACCAACAGACAGACCAGACCTTTAGTGCAAGGAAGATTCTGCTGACCCCTTCTGGTAGACTGGCGCTACTGCACCATACTGGTTTCTACATACACACCAAGGTTGGTCCAAAATGGGTTCTGGAGGttccggcatcctgcatgttctgGTTCCCTCCCTGCTGGTACCAACAAtctttcagcaggtcaaagttcttctaatgatcatcattggatccaggtgagttaaaccagggagagactagaacatgcaggatgccggacctccagaacctccagaacctccagaacccacTTTGGACCCCCTGATGTAGAGAGAACCTCTTTAAGGAACACATTCAGTTATAGCTGAACTCGTTCTAATTGAAGTCCAAAGACCtggtcagaaccagtcagaccGGTTCTAGCTGAAGTCCAGAGACCCAGTCAGGTTCTAATTGAGGTCCAGAGACCCAGTCGGGTTCTAGCAGAGACTGTAGGAACCTGGTAGAGAACCGTTGAGTCCAGTTGTGTTTCTAACAAACTGAATCTCATGCAGACTTGTAAATGATCAACTCCTCAGGTTGATCAGCGCGTTGTGACTCCAGTTCAGGATTTCTTCCTGCGGTTGGCGCCTCCAGGTGTTCTGTGTGTGTCCTCACCTGGGTAGCCCTTGATGAAGCTGCGGTAAAGGTCTCCCAGCTGCTCTCCACTGATGTGTCTGGCCGGGTCGTCGGGGGACTTGAAGTCCAAGTCGTACTTTCCGTTGCGGAAGAACTCGGAGGCGGCCACATCCATGCCGATAATGATCTTGTCAGGATAGCCGGCCTTTTCGATGGCCGTCTTCAGCAGCTCCAGGGCTGCAGAgacacagccaatcagagctctgCTAGAACCACAGTCAGCCCAAAGTACCTTCAGAACCGGACAGCTGGAGCTCACCCTCGTTGTTCTCCAAGATGTTGGGGGCGAAGCCTCCCTCATCTCCTACGTTGGTGGCATCTTTGCCGTATTTGGCTTTGATGACGTTCTTCAGGTTATGGTAGACCTGAACTCACCAAGAGAGACAGACATGACTAGTGAATGAGGTGAAGCCCAAGAAGCAGCGCCACAGGCCAAAGGTCGCAGTACCTCAGCTCCAATCCTCATGGCCTCGTGGAAGTTAGAAGCCCCTACAGGTAGAATCATGAACTCCTGCATGGCCAGCTTGTTCCCAGCATGACTTCCACCGTTGATCACGTTAAAGGCCTGAAGAGAACATGAGAACCAGATGAGACAACCAGCAGCTGGACAGACGATTCCTACTGTCCAAACAAGACAGGTCCAGTCTGGGTGAAGTCTACCTTTATTGGACAAAAGCATCCTAGCTCAATATCATAAATGAAGTCAAAGCCCCTCCCACTCATGTTAAACCCCTCCCTCCATCAAACCCCGCCCTCTCTCGGTAAGCCCCTCCCACTCACAGGAACAGGAAGGATGACGTCCTTGTGTCCGGCGAGGTCAGCGATGTGGCGGTAGAGGGGGACTCCCTTCTCCGCCGCTCCGGCCTTACAGACGGCCAGCGACACGCCCAGGATGGCGTTAGCTCCAAACTTAGCTGCAGACAGAGACACGGTCACTCAGGACAGAGACAGGCAAGATGGACAAGTGGACGGGTCGTTACATTTGTTCTCTGTGCCGTCCAACTCCAGCATGAACTTGTCGATCTTCTCCTGCTCGACAACGCTGAACTTCTGGAAAACAGAAGGACATGAGGACAGACAGGTAGATGGACATGAGGACTTTCTATTGGACTCTACAGAATCCCTCCAAAGCAggtgacccctgacccctgGCAGACACCTTCTCGATCAGCTGGGGGGCGATCTCCTTGTTGACGTGGTCCACAGCCTTCTGTGTCCCTGTGGACAAACCCAGGTGTTAGCAGGATGCTGGGACATCCTCACCTGTCCTCTCAGGTGTCCTCCTACCTTTGCCCAGGTAGCGGCTCTTGTCTCCGTCGCGGAGCTCCAGGGCCTCGTGGACTCCGGTGGACGCACCGCTGGGGACGGCGGCCCTGAAGAGACCTGGACACAGTTGGACGTTAGTGACCCTGAGGGACACCTAAGGCacctcagagctgctgctcacCTTTGGCCGTCCACAGGTCCACCTCCACGGTCGGGTTCCCTCTGGAGTCCAGAATCTCACGGGCGTGGATCTTGGTGATGGACATCCTGACTGAGGGACGAAGGAGACACTGATCAGAACTGTAAATCCAGATCAGCTGACTGAGGTGTTCACACCCTGATCCGGTTTAATCAGCTGGTCCCTGAGGAGAGGTTAACCGGGCCAGAACcaagcagaacagaaccagaaccatagTGTTGTCCTCTCCTGAGAGCCTGAACTCTGTCCGTCCACTGAGGGGACACCGTCTGTTCACATCAAACAAAGACAACACACTGCAACTGGTTCTGGACTctctggatctggttctggattACCAGAACACAGTGGACCCGGTTTGGGGCCATTTGGACATAACTGAACCTGGTTCTGGAATATCAGCACACATCGGACCCAGTTCCAAACTCTATGGACCTGATTCTGGTCTCTACTCCAAATgtcttcaaattaaaagtttcagATTCGGGACTTGAGGATAAAGACTTGAGACGCACAAAACACTGACTTGGATCCACCTCTGCTAACTGGACCCGGTTCTGTACCACCAGAACCTAACTGGACCTTGTCCTCCACCAACATAGCAGACCAACCTGGCCCGGACCTGGTATTCTGTTGGCACATCTGGCAAACTTCTGGTATGGCAAACTGGATGTCAACCAGAGTTGGACCAGATGGGCGGGTCGACCGATGCACTGGACCGGATCGGTGCAGGCAGAATACTGACCACTTACAGAAGCAGTTATGTggtgaaaatatttagaaacatttgtaGGATTACCAGGCAAAAAAACTTTTGCCCAAAAGAATAACATGGCAGGATTAgcaatatattaaatataatattaacATATCATACTGGCAGCTGCCTTCAATCAGAGATTATTAATTATTCTAGGAAATTatgttgatgattttttttattattattgaatgcaaaaggaataaaaagtaATATAATTCTAATGTctaaatataacaatattttaaatggaaacGCCCGGTGTTTCTCCTGGTGGCGGACGAGACAAACTGCAGGCTTCAGCTCCGTCTCCATAGTAACGGACTCATCAACCGTTCAACTGAACTCAATCCATCCATTTATGTTcaccttgtccctaatggggtcaagagggttgctggttcctctccagctacgttccggacGATAGGCGGggtcaacacagagacagacaggacacacatcACGGGCCAAACCTGGCCCGGTTCTGGTCAAACATGAAAGGTCACACCTGACCCGGTTCCGGCCAAACATCCTGGATCACAACTGGCCCGGATCCGGccacaactggcccggttctgtccacaactggcccggttccgGCCACATCTGGCCCGGTTCCGGCCACATCTGGCCCGGTTCCGGCCACATCTGGCCCGGTTCCGGCCACATCTGGCCCGGTTCCGGCCACATCTGGCCCGGTTCCGGCCAAACATCACGGGCCAAaactgacccggttctggccaCAACTAGCCCGGTTCCGGCCAAACATCACGGGCCACATCTGGCCCGGTTCTGGCCAAACATCACGGGCCAAaactgacccggttctggccacaactggcccggttccgGCCAAACATCATGGGCCAAaactgacccggttctggccacaactggcccggttccgGCCAAACATCATGGGCCACAGCATCCTGGGTcacaactggcccggttccgtccacaactggcccggttccgtccacaactggcccggttccgGCCACACCTGGCCCGGTTCCGGCCAAACATTCTGGGTCACACCTGGCCCGGTTCCGGccacaactggcccggttccgGCCAAACATCACGGGCCACACCTGCCCCGGTTCCGGccacaactggcccggttccgGCCAAACATGAAAGGTCacaactggcccggttctgtccacaactggcccggttccgTCAGCATCTGGCCCGGTTCCGGccacaactggcccggttccgGCCAAACATCACGGGCCAAAACTGACCAGGTTCCGGccacaactggcccggttccgGCAAAACATGAAAGGTCACACCTGACCCGGTTCCGGCCAAACATCCTGGATcacaactggcccggttccgTCAGCATCTGGCCCGGTTCCGGCCACATCTGGCCCGGTTCTGGCCAAACATCACGGGCCAAaactgacccggttctggccacaactggcccggttccggccacaactggcccggttccgtccacaactggcccggttccggccacaactggcccggttccggccacaactggcccggttctggCCAAACATCCTGGATcacaactggcccggttccgGCCAAACATCATGGCCAAACCTGACCAGGTTCTGGACACATCTGGCCCGGTTCCGTCCAAACATCACGGTccacaactggcccggttctggCCAAACATCCTGGGTCACACCTGGCCCGGATCCGGccacaactggcccggttctgTCCACAACTGGCCCGGATCCGGccacaactggcccggttctgtccacaactggcccggttccggccacaactggcccggttccgGTCAAAAATCTCTGGCCAcacctgacccggttctggacaCACCTGACTCGGTTCTGGCCAAACATCCTGGGTAACACCTGGCCCGGTTCTGGccacaactggcccggttccgGTCAAAAATCTCTGGCCAcacctgacccggttctggacaCACCTGACTCGGTTCTGGCCAAACATCCTGGGTAACACCTGGCCCGGTTCTGGccacaactggcccggttccgGTCAAAAATCTCTGGCCAcacctgacccggttctggacaCACCTGACTCGGTTCTGGACAcacctgacccggttctggtcgAACATCATGGGCCACTCTTGGCCTGGTTCTGGCCAAACATGACAGGccacaactggcccggttccgGCCAAACATGAAAGGTCAcacctgacccggttctggacacacccgacccggttctggccAAACATCCTGGGTCACACCTGGCCCGGTTCCGTCCAAACATCACGGTccacaactggcccggttccggccacaactggcccggttccgGTCAAAAATCTCTGGCCAcacctgacccggttctggacacacccgacccggttctggccAAACATCCTGGGccacaactggcccggttccgTCCAAACATCACGGTccacaactggcccggttccgGTCAAAAATTTCTGGCCAcacctgacccggttctggacaCAACTGGCCCAGTTCCGGTCAAAAATCTCTGGCCAcacctgacccggttctggccaAACATCCTGGGccacaactggcccggttccgTCCAAACATCACGGTccacaactggcccggttccggccacaactggcccggttccgGTCAAAAATCTCTGGCCAcacctgacccggttctggacacacctgacccggttctggccGAACATCATGGGTCacaactggcccggttctggccacaactggcccggttccgGCCAAACATCACGGGCCAAaactgacccggttctggccaCAACTAGCCCGGTTCCGGCCAAACATCACGGGCCACATCTGGCCCGGTTCTGGCCAAACATCACGGGCCAAaactgacccggttctggccacaactggcccggttccgGCCAAACATCATGGGCCAAaactgacccggttctggccaCATCTGGCCCGGTTCTGGCCAAACATCACGGGCCAAaactgacccggttctggccacaactggcccggttccgGCCAAACATCATGGGCCAAAACTGACCCGGTTCCGTccacaactggcccggttccgtccacaactggcccggttccgGCCAAACCTGGCCCGGTTCCGGCCAAACATTCTGGGTCACACCTGGCCCGGTTCCGGccacaactggcccggttccgGCCAAACATCACGGGCCACACCTGACCCGGTTCCGGCCACACCTGGCCCGGTTCCGGCCAAACATTCTGGGTCACACCTGGCCCGGTTCCGGccacaactggcccggttccgGCCAAACATCACGGGCCACACCTGACCCGGTTCCGGCCACACCTGGCCCGGTTCCAGCCAAACATCCTGGATcacaactggcccggttccggccacaactggcccggttccgGTCAAAAATCTCTGGCCACACCTGACTCGGTTCTGGACAcacctgacccggttctggccGAACATGACAGGccacaactggcccggttcGGCCAAACATCCTGGATCacaactggcccggttctggCCAAACATCCTGGATcacaactggcccggttccgGCCAAACATGAAAGGTCAcacctgacccggttctggacacacccgacccggttctggccAAACATCCTGGATCacaactggcccggttctggCCAAACATCCTGGATcacaactggcccggttccggccacaactggcccggttccgGTCAAAAATCTCTGGCCAcacctgacccggttctggacaCACCTGACTCGGTTCTGGACAcacctgacccggttctggccGAACATCATGGGccacaactggcccggttctggCCAAACATCCTGGATCACACCTGGCCCGGTTCCGGCCAAACATGACAGGccacaactggcccggttctggacacaactggcccggttctggCCAAACATCCTGGGTcacaactggcccggttccgGCCAAACATGAAAGGTCACacccgacccggttctggacacacccgacccggttctggacacaactggcccggttccgtccacaactggcccggttccggccacaactggcccggttccgGTCAAAAATCTCTGGCCAcacctgacccggttctggacaCACCTGACTCGGTTCTGGACAcacctgacccggttctggccGAACATCATGGGTcacaactggcccggttccgGCTACAACTGGCCCGGTCCGGCGAAACATGACAGGccacaactggcccggttctggCCAAACATCCTGGATCacaactggcccggttctggCCAAACATCCTGGATcacaactggcccggttccgGCCAAACATGAAAGGTCACacccgacccggttctggacACACATCCTGGGTcacaactggcccggttccggctacaactggcccggttccatccacaactggcccggttctggCCAAACCTGAAAGGTCACacccgacccggttctggacacacccgacccggttctggacACACCTGACCCGGTTCCGGCCAAACATCCTGGGTCacaactggcccggttctgtccacaactggcccggttccggccacaactggcccggttccggccacaactggcccggttccgGTCAAAAATCTCTGGCCAcacctgacccggttctggacaCAACTGGCCTGGTTCTGGCCAAACATCCTGGGTCACACCTGGCCCGGTTCCAGccacaactggcccggttccgGTCAAACATGAAAGGTCACACCTGACCCGGTTCTTGATAcacctgacccggttctggccGAACATCACGGGTCACAACTGGTCCGGTTCCGTccacaactggcccggttccgGTCAAAAATCTCTGGCCAcacctgacccggttctggacaCAACTGGCCTGGTTCTGGCCAAACATCCTGGGTCacaactggcccggttctggCCAAACATCCTGGATcacaactggcccggttccgGCCAAACATGAAAGGTCACacccgacccggttctggacacacccgacccggttctggccAAACATCCTGGGCCACATCTGGCCCGGTTCCGGCGAAACATGACAGGccacaactggcccggttctggacacacctgacccggttctggtcgAACATCATGGGCCACATCTTGTCAAACGAGCACCAGTCCATGTGGGCCAGATGGAAGAACCAGCTGTGGGTCAGACAATATGGACCTACACATTCTTGGACCTCGTCTTGACCTGAACTCAGTTGGACCCGGTCAGAGTAACTGACTGGTTCTGTTAGACAAGGCCCGGTCCAgttagttgtgtgtgtgtttgtgtgtgtcggACCTGCAGCAGGGATTCTGCTCAGCGCCATGTTTCCGCTCTGTGCCCCGGAAGCCCCGCCCATCTTGttaagcagccaatcagagcccggCTGACATTTACGGACAGAACCAAAGAGAGGGAGGAACCAACGAGCGaggggggtgtgtgtgtgtgtgggtgtgtgtgtgcgtgtgtgtgtttgtgtgtgtgtgtgtttgtttatgggATGAGCGGGGAgtgtttagatatttttaatctgctgcaggaggagctgctgaccTTTAACTAGACCATTCTAAGGAGGTTGAGGTGAGAagcaaaacagaaccagaaccaggctgtAACTTCTGACATTTGAATGCATCCgagaggacacacacacacacacacacacactgctaacTGAATGAACGTGTGTGTGGACTTTGTAAAGGCCATCAGTGGTTTCAAGTGATCTTCAGGAGCTCAGCTGTTGTTCTGCAGCAGTGGGACAGaaataccacacacacactgatccacacacacacacactgatccACACACACTGATccttacacacacactgatccttacacacacacactgatccacacacacacacacacacactgatccTTACACACACGCACTGATCcttacatacacacacacactgatccacacacgcacacgcacactgatccttacacacacactgatccacacacacacactctcccaGCTGTTTCACATCTGTCCCTTTTAGtgagctgcagtttttcctACTAACTAACTTTCTGATCCAACATCTGCAGCAGTTGACCTTTGAACTCTCACCTCCAGAGTTCTGAATCAGAAGCCTGAGCATCACTGCTGTCTATCATCTGTCTGAATGGaccggaaccggaaccagaGATTCCGCcttgcagaaaagtttaaagttcaCCCAAAACAAACCGGGATAAAAGAACCTGTGAACTTTTATTGGACCTGATCCAGAACCGGCTTTCTGACCCG from Gambusia affinis linkage group LG18, SWU_Gaff_1.0, whole genome shotgun sequence carries:
- the eno3 gene encoding beta-enolase; protein product: MSITKIHAREILDSRGNPTVEVDLWTAKGLFRAAVPSGASTGVHEALELRDGDKSRYLGKGTQKAVDHVNKEIAPQLIEKKFSVVEQEKIDKFMLELDGTENKSKFGANAILGVSLAVCKAGAAEKGVPLYRHIADLAGHKDVILPVPAFNVINGGSHAGNKLAMQEFMILPVGASNFHEAMRIGAEVYHNLKNVIKAKYGKDATNVGDEGGFAPNILENNEALELLKTAIEKAGYPDKIIIGMDVAASEFFRNGKYDLDFKSPDDPARHISGEQLGDLYRSFIKGYPVQSIEDPFDQDDWEQWAKFTASVDIQIVGDDLTVTNPKRIQQAVEKKACNCLLLKVNQIGSVTESIQACKLAQTSGWGVMVSHRSGETEDTFISDLVVGLCTGQIKTGAPCRSERLAKYNQLMRIEEELGDKAKFAGKDFRHPKIN